A genomic segment from Actinoplanes sichuanensis encodes:
- a CDS encoding response regulator, with amino-acid sequence MTEALRVTLADDDSLIRTAIDAILRPVDGIELVAQAADGRAAVDIAVRHRPDVALLDIQMPVMDGLAALREIRRLAPAVRVVVLTTFGQDEYIAQALTDGAAGFLLKETAAEELAFAIRAAAAGNAYLSPKVTRQVLDRLPTPPVRPDRDLELVEGLSGRERDVLVLLAQGLSNAEIGRQLFVSEGTVKTHVYRLFTKLNCDNRVQAAMVAQRAGLL; translated from the coding sequence GTGACCGAGGCACTGCGGGTGACACTGGCCGACGACGACTCGCTGATCCGCACCGCGATCGACGCGATCCTGCGGCCGGTCGACGGCATCGAACTGGTCGCCCAGGCCGCCGACGGCCGGGCCGCCGTCGACATCGCCGTGCGGCACCGGCCGGACGTGGCACTGCTCGACATCCAGATGCCGGTCATGGACGGCCTGGCCGCGTTACGCGAGATCCGCCGGCTGGCCCCCGCGGTACGGGTGGTCGTGTTGACCACGTTCGGACAGGACGAGTACATCGCGCAGGCGCTCACCGACGGCGCCGCCGGGTTCCTGCTGAAGGAGACGGCCGCCGAGGAACTGGCGTTCGCGATCCGTGCCGCCGCGGCCGGGAACGCCTATCTGTCGCCGAAGGTCACCCGTCAGGTGCTGGACCGGTTGCCGACTCCACCCGTACGACCGGATCGGGATCTTGAACTTGTCGAGGGGTTGAGCGGCCGCGAACGGGATGTCCTGGTGCTGCTGGCGCAGGGTCTGTCCAACGCCGAGATCGGCCGGCAGCTGTTCGTCTCCGAGGGCACCGTCAAGACCCACGTCTACCGACTGTTCACCAAGCTGAACTGCGACAACCGGGTCCAGGCGGCGATGGTGGCCCAGCGCGCCGGCCTGCTCTGA